The sequence below is a genomic window from Methylophilus sp. DW102.
TCGGTATAGACGGTAATATCAGCCGCAGCGCCCACGCCCAAATGTCCCCGGTCGTGCAGGCCAATCAACTTGGCCGGGGCTGAGCGGGTCATGGTGGCGATTTCATATAAGCTATATTCGCGTTCCAATGATTTCAGGTTACTCATGGCTTGCGCATCGAGGTTGAGCTTGTCAAACGCATCATTACGGAAGGTTTTATCCATGAGCAAACGGATCAAATGCGGATAGCTGGTAAACGGCGCACCGTTCGGATGATCTGTAGTCAGGAAAATGCGCCAAGGGTCATCCACACTTAAAAATACTTCCAGGCCAATCGCCCATTGCAAGGCGTTGACATAGTTCTGGTCGCGGTATTTGAACGGCACCACGCCACAGCCGGCGTCGCATTCAATGTCCATAATCACCGATTTTTTCGGATTGGCCACTTTGGCGTTTAAGTGCTGCATCATGTTGTCGCCAGACGCGGTCACGGTCTGGCCAAACAGAATCTGGCCGACATCCGCAGTGATGTGTTTGTTGTTGTTGATCGCTTCGGCAATATTGGCGGCGGCAGAAGAAAACCTCTTGTCGCCCTCGGTGCCATAACTGTGAAACTGGATATGGGTCAAATGCATGGGGATGCCATCGCTGGCGCCCATGGTATCCAGCGTGGTCTGAAAGTTACCGGCCACGCCCAGGTTATTACAGTGCACATGCAAAGGTTTGGCAATACCTATCTCATTTACGGCACGGCTCAAAGCCTGCAAAATGCGGCGCGGCGTGATGTTGTAATAACTGTGCAGTTGATCCAGGTCCTGGCGGCGCTCATTGAATTTAAACGCGGAAATGCCGCCCGGATTGACCACTTTGATGCCTATGGTTTGCGTCGCATGCAGAGTCCACGCCACATAGTCATTAATGGTTTTCTGGTCAGCATTCTGGCTCAGCAAACGCAGCAGGTAATCATCGTTACCCAGCATGGCGTAGCCGCCTTTATCAATCATCGGCGTGTCACCCATTTCCATATGCGCCTGACGCGCATTCACGGCGAGCACGGCCGGCTCAAAGGCAGCGGTATAACCCATTTCGATATAGCGCATGCCGGTATCGGTGGTATTCGGTGTCGCATGGTGGCTGCAGTTGGCGCCGCAGATGTGAGCTTCAGGCTCCTCCAGCTTGCGCATGGCCTGGTATTCAGGCAGCAGCATGCGGGCAATATTGACTTTGCCGCCACCAATATGGCTATGCATATCAATCGCCCCGGCCATCACGATCTTGCCATTCAGGTCGTACACCTGCGCAATTTTTTCACTGTCGGCCGGTTTGGCAATAATGCGGCCATCACGGATATAAATATCCTGCACCACGCCATCCTTGCCGTGCGCGGGGTCAATCACTTTAGCGTTCTTGAGTACGGTAATCATGCCGCCACTCCTTTAAGTTCTGTTTCTATCATGGCGATCACTTGTGACAAGGTGGGCAGGTCAGAAGGCTTGGCTGCGCTGAGCGGCAAGGTAACCGAGCCATCCACACGGAATTGCTGGCCGTTGCAGTCCAGCCCTGGCGTCGCAACGGGGATAAACACTGCTAGCGTCTCTTCAAATTGGCTGTCAGCAGCACCGAGCACAATCACGGGTTTAGTGCCTGCAGGCGGCATCGCATCCGGACTGTAACTATTCACCCATACCACCGCGTCATGGCTTTCCCAGTCTGGTGTATCAATAATCACGCCATTAAGCCAGGTATGTGCGTAGTTGACGCTGGTATCGCCATCACTGCCGCCAAGCGACAAACCCATGGCGCGGCTCTTCTGGTTCAAGGCGACCACGGTTTCAGTGATATTTTCAATGGTTAATTCGGCATGCGCATAATGCAGGTCTTTGGATACCCACACCAAGGTGGCGTACTTGGCTGCCTTCAGCGTCTCAGCCACGGTTCTCAAACGGCTCACGTCTACCCCGGCCACTGTTTCCGCAGTCACTGGCTTGCCCATCACCAGGGCCCTTAAGGTGGCGACCACCTCCGGTAACTGTTCGCTCGCACAAGGAATCACTTCAGGTGCGCGTCCATCGGGAGAGACGCCAGGCTTGGTATTCAGGTCATCGCCGCCCAGGTAGATGATCTTGCGGGCGGCAGGCGCGGTAAACATGGCCTCAGGCACCCACACCACGCGCTCGAAAAAACGGGTATTGTGGCTCACCACATCAGTGCCTATCATCAGGATCACATCTGCGCGGTTGCGTACTTCGGTCAAGGTGGTGGTCTGCCAGCCGCGATGCTGTAATACCTGCATGTTGCGCAGCGTACTGCTGGCATTGAGATGCGTCATTGCCGCATGCGTATGATGCGAAAGGCTGACCAGAGCACGCGCACCGTGGACATCGGTACTGCTGCCGGCGATCAATGGCGTTTTGGCTTGCTTGAGCAGTTCGACGGCGGCATGTACGGCCTGGGTCAGCGACACAGGTTGCCCCGCCACCCGAGGTTGCGCACCATTACTCGTTCGCGCATAGAACTTTGCGGCTTTGCCACACGAAAACTGCTGTTTGGCAATGGCCTCCCCCGAAATGTCGTCACATAGCAAGCCGCAAGCCGGGCATGCATGCATACTGTTTTGTTGATTTGTCATGGCTTTATAGTCTCTCGTTTTGATCTTTATGTATTCAATCCTGAATATCCACCTGACCGTGGGAAACCATCACATCATAAAACATCTGCTGACAATAGATAAAAAAAATAAAGCAATGAATGCCTGCTATTTAACGCAATAAAAGCCTGTCATCCGTATCTAAGGTTTATCAATCACAGTAAAAATAGTAGAATAGTCGTTTGTTTTTCTTGTTCATTACTTTATTTGGAGTTCTCATGGCTTTAGAGCGTACACTCAGCATCATCAAACCAGACGCCGTTGCAAAAAACGTGATTGGTCAAATCTACACCCGCTTTGAAAACGCCGGTTTGAAAATTGTTGCAGCTAAAATGACCCACCTGACTCAAGCTGAAGCTGAAGGCTTCTACGCTGTGCACAAAGAGCGCCCTTTCTTCAACGACCTGGTTAAATTCATGATCTCTGGTCCTGTGATGATCCAGGCATTGGAAGGCGAAAACGCGGTATTGAAAAACCGTGAACTGATGGGTGCAACTAACCCTAAAGACGCAGCCCCTGGCACCATTCGTGCTGACTTCGCTGAAAGCATTGATGCTAACGCCGTGCACGGTTCCGACTCTTTGGAAAATGCGGCCATCGAAATCAAATACTTCTTCGGTTAATCACACCCTTCGTCACTTAAAGACGATCACATTGATACCGAACTAGGAATACACTTGGTTAACTTACTGAATTTTAACCAATCGCAACTCGCCGAGTACTTCACCAGTCTCGGCGAGAAGCCTTTCCGCGCCAAACAATTGATGCGCTGGATGCATCATTTCGGGGTGCTTGACCTCGACCAGATGACCGATATTGCCAAAACTCTGCGCGAAAAACTGCGTCAGGAAACCGAATTTGCGCTGCCAGACGTG
It includes:
- a CDS encoding formylmethanofuran dehydrogenase, which translates into the protein MTNQQNSMHACPACGLLCDDISGEAIAKQQFSCGKAAKFYARTSNGAQPRVAGQPVSLTQAVHAAVELLKQAKTPLIAGSSTDVHGARALVSLSHHTHAAMTHLNASSTLRNMQVLQHRGWQTTTLTEVRNRADVILMIGTDVVSHNTRFFERVVWVPEAMFTAPAARKIIYLGGDDLNTKPGVSPDGRAPEVIPCASEQLPEVVATLRALVMGKPVTAETVAGVDVSRLRTVAETLKAAKYATLVWVSKDLHYAHAELTIENITETVVALNQKSRAMGLSLGGSDGDTSVNYAHTWLNGVIIDTPDWESHDAVVWVNSYSPDAMPPAGTKPVIVLGAADSQFEETLAVFIPVATPGLDCNGQQFRVDGSVTLPLSAAKPSDLPTLSQVIAMIETELKGVAA
- the ndk gene encoding nucleoside-diphosphate kinase is translated as MALERTLSIIKPDAVAKNVIGQIYTRFENAGLKIVAAKMTHLTQAEAEGFYAVHKERPFFNDLVKFMISGPVMIQALEGENAVLKNRELMGATNPKDAAPGTIRADFAESIDANAVHGSDSLENAAIEIKYFFG
- a CDS encoding formylmethanofuran dehydrogenase subunit A, coding for MITVLKNAKVIDPAHGKDGVVQDIYIRDGRIIAKPADSEKIAQVYDLNGKIVMAGAIDMHSHIGGGKVNIARMLLPEYQAMRKLEEPEAHICGANCSHHATPNTTDTGMRYIEMGYTAAFEPAVLAVNARQAHMEMGDTPMIDKGGYAMLGNDDYLLRLLSQNADQKTINDYVAWTLHATQTIGIKVVNPGGISAFKFNERRQDLDQLHSYYNITPRRILQALSRAVNEIGIAKPLHVHCNNLGVAGNFQTTLDTMGASDGIPMHLTHIQFHSYGTEGDKRFSSAAANIAEAINNNKHITADVGQILFGQTVTASGDNMMQHLNAKVANPKKSVIMDIECDAGCGVVPFKYRDQNYVNALQWAIGLEVFLSVDDPWRIFLTTDHPNGAPFTSYPHLIRLLMDKTFRNDAFDKLNLDAQAMSNLKSLEREYSLYEIATMTRSAPAKLIGLHDRGHLGVGAAADITVYTDQADKEAMFAKPDLVFKDGELVVKEGKVVKVVWGATHTAKPAFDLGVEKDIKQYFDRYHTMQMHNFKISDDQIAEDGRNHVINHSQG